The DNA sequence TCATTATGCTGGCATGGCCAACGGTCCTCAGCTCATCATGCAGGCCTTAGGCTTGACTGCCGTAGTGTTCGTTACCCTGAGCGGCTATGCCATCACCACCAAGAAAGACTTCTCTTTCATGCGTGGCTTCCTGCTCGCCGGTTTGGTCATTGCCATCGTTGCCGGTATCGCCAACATCTTCATCGGTAGCGGCGCGGTGTTCATGGCCCTCAACGCGGGTATCGCCCTGTTAATGACAGGCTTTATCCTGTTCGATACCAGCCGCATCGTCAACGGCGGTGAAACCAACTACATACGCGCGACTGTGTCGCTGTACTTGGACTTCCTCAACCTGTTTATCTCTATTTTGCACCTACTGGGTGCAGGTAGCGACGATTAAGCAAGCTACGCTTAGAAAGCC is a window from the Shewanella loihica PV-4 genome containing:
- a CDS encoding Bax inhibitor-1/YccA family protein, whose product is MTQETLYASHASTQEVNKLLKNTYLLLSMTLGFSALCAGLAMVLQISPLMSIGLSIGGFILLFVTLRKAESAAGLFWVFAFTGMEGASLGYMLNHYAGMANGPQLIMQALGLTAVVFVTLSGYAITTKKDFSFMRGFLLAGLVIAIVAGIANIFIGSGAVFMALNAGIALLMTGFILFDTSRIVNGGETNYIRATVSLYLDFLNLFISILHLLGAGSDD